One window from the genome of Cryptococcus tetragattii IND107 chromosome 2, whole genome shotgun sequence encodes:
- a CDS encoding transcription elongation factor SPT5, protein MSDIEVKSSPPESPVEEQEETRLAGRKRARVVDPDEEDDDTQIMNNQDEEKGTKEDDEEEEGNGQVKGTGEGEDDEDEDEDDDDDDEDEDDEDDEDDDGERRAKRRRKQKRFRFLDVEAEVDDEDEEEDEDNDYGDVAEFIDEAPEDAGARDDHQHRRLNRVFGRNEEEDVHDIVQRLKERHAGAARYNGDSDAVPQRLLMPGVNDPSLWKVVVKSGREHAICASIFRKVFAQQYSANPIDVISVFCRDSIPGMIFIEARQSASVSAAVNGIVGIFMSKGVNLVPIEEMAPLLKMKKKDVNLTPGMWVRMKRGKHAGDLAQVVDVDQITSGVVGIKFIPRIDLTPREKRKERIAIGKPGGVRPPARLFAYDDVRKIYGRQSVRQGAQGSYLFDNDEYVDGFCIKDVKIPAVATEDVNPTLEEISRFTGDDDSTAKFDLSAIADANKNLSTSLLFPGDKIEVYEGEQTGLYGIVETVSPDVIAIKAEGGEVHGQTVEVPARSVRKRFDVGEHVKVLGGKHTDASGMVVEVKGDIVTLMSDLGEQEIKVFSKDLRKAADTTNLTATKGLYDVHDMVMLDSTTAGVVTKVEGGLLRILDQNGAAKGVSPEQVSLRRDNKRFAVATDSQGNDMKVGDSMKETDGEMRQGEVINIFRSIFVFLYNREYADNFGVFVARANSLVSVTPKSAVNDLTKINPALNQQLPYGGASLIPAPTANLNRNRLINTLVVVTKGTSKGLIGVIKDVQGENARVELKHNNKTLSVNLASLKRKDQKTGATFPLEMAGVASAAGGYGTRPNAGQYDINPYGGATAMHPSMGGQTPALMGGRTPAVRFGQTPNPYSAGVQNGKTPNPYATGVGGKTPSAAYASGGKTPAWGASGGKTPAYGMASGGKTPAYGMQGGKTPNPYAMGPPGPSGGRTPAYGAYGRPESSGSRPSAMPPPPAPYSAPYSAPTPAGNGAPTPAVPGNPYSAPTPYGAPTPYAAPTPGMPALSAPTPGPGSGIAPTPFGAPTPYGAQSYGASAQQQRGLPWDWALDFRNVIVEIGPSYRPGSRNPLHFKRGFFDGKRFGYNDIIGESVRAILLDDPSVVEEIPAEYLRPAKADSQGQVVVVIGGGPEQKGQQRTTQYENGGSWMMELEGGDMAPLVVDGADLCRIWKV, encoded by the exons ATGTCTGACATCGAAGTAAAAAGTTCGCCGCCTGAGTCACCTGtagaagagcaggaggaaacAAGATTAGCcgggagaaagaga GCAAGAGTAGTGGATCCTGACG aggaggatgat GATACCCAAATTATGAATAAtcaggatgaggagaagggtacgaaggaagatgatgaagaagaggaaggtaaCGGACAAGTGAAAGGGACTGGcgaaggtgaagatgacgaggatgaagatgaggacgatgatgatgacgacgaggacgaagatgacgaagatgacgaagacgatgatggag AGCGACGTGCAAAGCGACGCagaaagcaaaagaggTTCAGGTTCTTGGATGTCGAAGCTGAGGTtgacgacgaggatgaagaagaggatgaagacaaCGATTATGGAGACG TCGCTGAGTTCATTGATGAGGCGCCTGAGGATGCTGGAGCTCGGGATGATCATCAACATCGCCGACTTAATCGAGTCTTTGGGCGtaacgaagaggaggatgtgcATGATATTGTGCagagattgaaggagaggcatGCCGGTGCAGCGAGGTATAATGGCGACAGTGATGCTGTCCCCCAAAGACTGCTTATGCCTGGTGTCAATGATCCAAGCTTATGGAAGGTGGTTGTCAAG TCCGGCCGAGAACACGCTATCTGTGCCTCAATCTTCCGAAAGGTTTTTGCACAACAATACTCTGCGAACCCGATCGATGTCATCTCCGTCTTCTGCCGTGATTCCATTCCTGGGATGATCTTCATTGAAGCCCGCCAATCCGCCTCCGTGAGCGCCGCTGTCAATGGCATTGTCGGTATATTCATGTCTAAGGGCGTCAATCTCGTTCCcattgaggagatggcgCCCTTgctcaagatgaagaagaaagacgtCAATCTCACGCCAGGGATGTGggtgagaatgaaaaggGGCAAGCACGCGGGTGACTTGGCGCAGGTGGTGGACGTAGACCAGATCACGAGCGGTGTTGTCGGTATAAAGTTTATTCCTCGCATCGATCTCACGCCtcgagaaaagagaaaggagcGCATTGCCATTGGAAAGCCCGGTGGTGTTCGCCCACCAGCTCGTCTTTTCGCGTATGACGACGTACGAAAGATCTATGGACGACAAAGCGTGCGTCAAGGCGCTCAAGGCAGTTATCTGTTTGACAATGACGAGTATGTCGACGGGTTTTGCATCAAGGATGTGAAGATCCCCGCAGTTGCGACGGAGGACGTCAATCCTACCCTTGAAGAGATCTCACGTTTCACCGGAGACGATGACTCCACCGCCAAATTCGATCTTTCTGCTATTGCAGACGCAAACAAGAACCTTTCCacatctctccttttccccgGTGACAAGATTGAAGTTTATGAAGGAGAACAGACAGGGCTGTATGGTATTGTAGAAACCGTGTCTCCCGACGTCATTGCTATCAAAGCtgagggtggagaggtcCATGGCCAGACTGTTGAGGTGCCTGCGAGAAGTGTTCGAAAACGCTTCGATGTTGGTGAACATGTCAAGGTGCTGGGAGGAAAGCACACAGATGCGTCGGGtatggtggtggaggttaAAGGAGACATTGTGACTTTGATGTCTGATCTGGGCGAGCAAGAAATCAAAGTTTTTTCTAAGGATCTTCGAAAAGCCGCTGACACCACCAATCTCACCGCTACGAAAGGTTTATATGACGTTCACGACATGGTGATGTTGGATTCAACGACGGCGGGGGTAGTGACcaaggtggaaggagggtTGCTGAGAATCTTGGATCAAAACGGTGCCGCCAAGGGTGTTTCCCCTGAGCAGGTCTCATTAAGAAGGGACAACAAACGTTTTGCTGTCGCCACAGACTCACAAGGGAACGACATGAAAGTTGGTGACAGCATGAAGGAAACTGACGGAGAG ATGCGACAAGGAGAAgtcatcaacatcttccgCTCCATCTTTGTGTTTCTCTATAACCGCGAATACGCCGACAATTTCGGTGTCTTCGTTGCTCGTGCCAACTCTCTTGTGTCTGTTACTCCCAAATCAGCTGTTAATGACCTCACCAAGATAAACCCAGCACTTAATCAGCAACTTCCTTATGGCGGTGCAAGTCTTATACCAGCTCCCACGGCGAATCTCAACAGAAACAGACTCATTAACACACTTGTGGTTGTGACAAAGGGGACGAGTAAGGGGTTGATTGGTGTCATCAAAGACGTACAAGGTGAAAACGCAAGAGTCGAGCTGAAACACAACAATAAGACCCTCTCAGTGAACCTCGCCTCGCTTAAGAGAAAAGA CCAAAAAACTGGTGCGACATTCCCTTTGGAAATGGCTGGCGTAGCTTCTGCGGCTGGTGGCTATGGCACTCGTCCAAATGCCGGGCAGTACGATATCAACCCGTACGGCGGCGCAACAGCTATGCACCCCTCGATG GGCGGGCAGACTCCGGCCTTGATGGGTGGGAGGACACCAGCTGTTCGGTTTGGACAGACTCCTAACCCATATTCG GCTGGCGTACAAAACGGCAAAACGCCCAACCCGTATGCGACAGGCGTCGGGGGCAAGACACCGTCAGCGGCCTACGCCTCCGGCGGTAAGACTCCGGCATGGGGCGCTTCTGGAGGCAAGACACCAGCATATGGTATGGCATCCGGAGGCAAAACCCCAGCATACGGCATGCAAGGGGGCAAGACCCCCAATCCCTACGCCATGGGTCCTCCCGGTCCTTCTGGTGGTCGAACACCGGCATATGGAGCTTACGGTCGACCCGAATCAAGTGGTTCCAGGCCCAGCGCtatgcctcctcctcccgcGCCTTACAGCGCCCCATACAGTGCACCAACGCCAGCTGGTAATGGAGCACCGACACCTGCTGTCCCAGGCAACCCTTATTCAGCTCCAACGCCTTATGGTGCACCTACTCCCTATGCTGCACCGACTCCCGGTATGCCTGCTCTTTCAGCGCCTACTCCTGGACCGGGCAGTGGTATTGCGCCTACACCGTTTGGGGCTCCGACACCCTATGGTGCGCAAAGCTACGGTGCTTCtgcacagcagcagcgag GTCTGCCTTGGGATTGGGCCCTGGACTTCAGAAACGTTATTGTGGAAATCGGCCCTTCCTACCGTCCCGGCTCTCGTAATCCTCTACATTTCAAGCGAGGATTTTTTGATGGTAAACGATTTGGCTACAACGACATCATTGGCGAGAGTGTACGGGCAATACTCTTGGATGATCCTTCAGTCGTAGAAGAGATACCTGCGGAATATCTCCGTCCAGCTAAGGCGGATAGTCAAGGACAAGTTGTGGTTGTCATTGGTGGCGGGCCAGAACAAAAGGGTCAACAACGGACAACCCAATATGAGAATGGAGGGtcttggatgatggagctggaaggaggtgaTATGGCGCCTTTGGTCGTCGATGGTGCCGATTTGTGTAGGATTTGGAAAGTGTAG
- a CDS encoding 40S ribosomal protein eS4, translating to MLDKLGGTYAPRPSPGPHKLRESLPLTVFLRNRLKYALTGREVTAIVKQRLIKVDGKVRTDETFPAGFMDVISIERSGEHFRLLYDVKGRFTIHRISPEEATFKLLKVRKHQLGAKGVPHIVTHDGRTIRYPDPAIKVNDTVKFDFVQNKIVDHIKFEPGNVVMVTGGRNMGRSGVIVHKERHLGGFDIVHVKDVLDRTFATRLSNIFVIGEGSKAQVSLPKGKGVKLSIAEERDQRRRQRAQEA from the exons GCCCCccgtccttctcctggTCCCCACAAGCTCAGGGAGTCTCTTCCCCTCACCGTCTTCCTTCGAAACCGTCTGAAGTACGCTCTTACTGGCCGTGAGGTCACTGCGATTGTTAAGCAGCGACTCATCAAGGTCGACGGCAAGGTCAGGACTGACGAGACCTTCCCCGCTGGTTTCATGG ATGTCATCTCCATTGAGCGATCTGGCGAGCACTTCCGTCTTCTCTACGATGTCAAGGGCCGATTCACCATTCACCGAATCAGCCCCGAGGAGGCTACTTTCAAGCTCCTCAAGGTCCGAAAGCATCAGCTTGGTGCCAAGGGCGTTCCCCACATCGTTACCCACGATGGCCGAACCATCCGATACCCCGACCCTGCTATCAAGGTCAACGACACTGTCAAGTTCGACTTCGTTCAGAACAAGATCGTTGACCACATCAAGTTCGAGCCCGGAAACGTCGTCATGGTCACTGGCGGTCGTAACATGGGTCGATCTGGTGTGATCGTTCACAAGGAGAGGCACTTGGGTGGTTTCGACATTGTTCACGTCAAGGACGTGTTGGACAGGACCTTCGCTACTAG GCTTTCCAACATTTTCGTCATTGGTGAGGGTTCCAAGGCCCAAGTGTCTTTgcccaagggcaagggtgTCAAGCTCTCTATCGCCGAGGAGCGTGACCAGAGGAGGCGCCAGCGGGCTCAGGAGGCTTAA